In the genome of Spirochaetia bacterium, one region contains:
- a CDS encoding DUF4276 family protein, with protein MNELYAIVEGPTEQSFIRDCLAVFLSEHEQYLSPVLIGRTGHKGGNVTFERFVQNAGALFKQRDSTIVTSMLDYFRLDSKWPGMADIQAKQQSLGGKIGKLEIEKILVESTLTALRESFPELDVANRFVPYFSMHEFEALLFSDISILASNLDVPESGLKSVLAKYADDPEEINTLTAPSKILLKQKPSYKKIVDGNTIVRKIGMDTLRARCSCFNDWVSALLNISFPISS; from the coding sequence ATGAATGAACTGTATGCAATCGTAGAGGGGCCGACAGAACAATCCTTTATTCGCGATTGCCTTGCTGTGTTTCTATCAGAACATGAGCAGTATCTTTCCCCAGTTTTGATTGGTCGTACAGGACATAAGGGGGGTAATGTTACTTTTGAAAGATTTGTACAGAATGCCGGCGCATTGTTCAAGCAACGCGATAGTACAATTGTTACTTCCATGCTGGATTATTTCAGACTCGATTCCAAGTGGCCTGGAATGGCTGATATACAGGCAAAACAACAATCACTTGGAGGAAAAATAGGAAAATTGGAAATTGAGAAGATACTTGTTGAATCAACTCTTACAGCCCTTAGAGAATCTTTTCCTGAACTTGATGTTGCCAATCGTTTTGTCCCTTATTTTTCTATGCATGAGTTTGAAGCACTGCTTTTCTCAGATATTTCTATTCTTGCATCCAATCTGGATGTTCCTGAATCTGGACTGAAGTCTGTTCTTGCGAAGTATGCAGATGATCCGGAAGAAATCAATACATTGACTGCGCCTTCTAAAATTCTCCTGAAGCAAAAACCGTCATACAAGAAAATCGTAGACGGCAATACAATCGTACGTAAGATCGGGATGGATACTTTGCGTGCAAGATGTTCTTGTTTCAACGATTGGGTTTCTGCTTTGCTTAACATCAGTTTTCCTATAAGTTCTTGA
- a CDS encoding AAA family ATPase, with translation MAQLDKLNISGFKSICRLEDFPLKSINLVIGGNGAGKSNFIEIFKFLRALMQLPLPGFNKTDLQKYVADAGSAGDLLFNGRAVTEQIEIKLLFGQNGYQIVLRPTQDDTLRIDSEHTYYSFTDKWYSLRSHDGFTPGLLEDKDEPGVLSRNNISHYVYESISSWQMYHFHDTGRLSPIKAFQDVDDNAYLRFDGSNLASYLYKLKGTLSLRQSYADIVKTIQQVAPFFDDFVLIPRENDKIRLLWKQKGSDYPLKPQALSDGTLRFICLATVLLQPHHPEMILIDEPELGLHPYAISILAELVKSRAIDTQLVLATQSSEFIDCFDPEDVVVCDRKDGQSTFTRLEASELDAWLENYTLGELWRKNVLSGGPMHE, from the coding sequence ATGGCTCAGTTGGATAAATTGAATATTTCCGGTTTCAAGTCTATATGCCGATTGGAAGACTTCCCTTTGAAGAGCATCAATCTGGTAATCGGAGGAAACGGGGCAGGGAAGAGTAATTTCATCGAAATATTCAAATTCCTGCGAGCTTTGATGCAACTACCCCTTCCGGGATTCAACAAGACCGATCTGCAAAAATATGTGGCTGATGCCGGCAGTGCCGGAGATTTACTTTTCAATGGACGTGCAGTTACTGAACAAATTGAAATTAAGCTTCTCTTTGGCCAGAATGGCTACCAAATTGTTCTTCGTCCCACACAGGATGATACGTTACGTATTGATTCTGAGCACACGTATTATTCTTTTACTGACAAATGGTATTCCCTACGATCGCATGATGGTTTCACTCCTGGGCTTCTTGAGGATAAAGATGAGCCTGGAGTGTTAAGTCGAAATAATATCAGCCATTATGTCTATGAGTCAATCTCAAGTTGGCAGATGTATCATTTCCATGACACAGGCAGGTTGTCTCCCATAAAGGCTTTTCAAGATGTTGATGACAATGCCTACCTGCGTTTTGATGGTTCCAATCTTGCCAGTTACCTGTATAAGCTGAAAGGTACTTTGTCTCTTAGACAATCTTATGCTGATATTGTAAAGACTATTCAACAGGTAGCACCTTTTTTTGATGATTTTGTGTTGATACCAAGAGAAAACGATAAGATCCGGCTACTTTGGAAACAGAAAGGTTCTGATTATCCGCTGAAGCCTCAGGCCCTTTCAGATGGAACATTGAGATTCATTTGTCTTGCAACTGTTCTACTGCAGCCCCATCATCCAGAGATGATCCTTATAGATGAACCTGAACTGGGTCTGCATCCTTATGCAATCAGTATTCTTGCGGAGCTGGTCAAATCACGGGCAATCGATACCCAACTTGTTCTTGCTACGCAGTCTTCTGAGTTCATTGATTGTTTTGATCCGGAGGATGTAGTGGTTTGTGACAGAAAGGATGGTCAATCTACTTTCACCCGTTTGGAAGCCTCTGAGCTTGATGCTTGGCTGGAGAACTATACCCTTGGTGAATTATGGCGGAAGAATGTTCTTTCTGGAGGCCCCATGCATGAATGA